A stretch of the Corynebacterium maris DSM 45190 genome encodes the following:
- a CDS encoding Na+/H+ antiporter subunit E — MRWLTAIVLRALLLTAAWVSLAGWDADYAAYGLLSVGAATALSLALLPPARDGMRGWPGRAWGSVRLAGWFLAQAAVGGADVAWRAVQRTPDIEPEVVSAPFLLPAGSGRQMAMLLMNLMPGTMVQRAVSDGVELHTLSLELNPVEQWEQLQRRVARAYGVSPTPGAGEP; from the coding sequence ATGAGGTGGTTGACGGCCATTGTGTTGCGCGCCCTGCTGTTGACGGCGGCGTGGGTCTCACTGGCCGGCTGGGACGCGGACTACGCGGCGTACGGCCTGCTCAGCGTCGGCGCCGCGACTGCGTTGAGCCTGGCGCTTCTCCCGCCGGCGCGGGACGGCATGCGCGGTTGGCCTGGTCGGGCGTGGGGCTCGGTGCGCCTGGCCGGGTGGTTCCTCGCTCAGGCGGCGGTCGGCGGCGCGGACGTGGCGTGGCGGGCGGTGCAGCGCACCCCGGACATCGAGCCGGAGGTCGTCTCCGCGCCCTTCCTGCTGCCGGCGGGATCCGGCCGACAAATGGCGATGCTGCTGATGAACCTCATGCCCGGCACCATGGTGCAACGGGCGGTCAGCGACGGAGTGGAGTTGCATACCCTGTCGCTGGAGTTGAACCCCGTCGAACAGTGGGAGCAGCTGCAGCGGCGGGTCGCACGGGCCTACGGGGTCAGCCCCACGCCTGGCGCCGGAGAGCCGTGA
- a CDS encoding complex I subunit 5 family protein translates to MFFLAFCLPAVILAVIAGAGLLPDGVRPRARRAAAAVAPATVLPAVVLAVQGSATVELPWLLFGSTAALDEVGRPLLVTAGVLYGAALAAVGWRRSADAEVRAATLSGFLLASYLGNIGVYVAADTVSFYLAFAVMSFAAVGLVIHYRSDQARRATVIYLVMAVLSETALLAALMMTVHAGGAAVADAPQAVIDAPRTGLILVLFFLGFGIKAGVVPLHVWLPLAHPAAPPAASAVLSGAMVKAGVVGWLRFFPLGEAGGGGAVQALAWTLLALSLLGAFGAAVVGVLQNDPKVILAYSTISQMGFLGAVIAAGVLMPGAAPAVTAAVVLYGVHHGFAKGALFLGVPVVKRHGRGPLGAVVLLGMAWAGLAIAGAPWTSGAFAKYMGKEAVVEVSVWGVGLDEILPLVATGSTVLLLRAAWVMWHGERSRGRIDGELLGWLAVCLAGLTVPWWVGRQWLGLEAPTWDWSTLWDMAWPILLGLALALLARLRPVSGSKIPPGDLVGAGDAAVLGLGRWGGRALDGLHDGTRRLGAGVGTLGARVAETTQRGLERADTTQRTWPNTGKATLLLIGAGVVVFLLTWGAGS, encoded by the coding sequence ATGTTCTTCCTCGCATTCTGTCTGCCGGCCGTTATTCTCGCGGTGATCGCCGGCGCCGGGCTGCTGCCGGACGGGGTCCGGCCCCGAGCGCGGCGCGCCGCCGCTGCCGTCGCCCCCGCCACGGTGCTGCCGGCCGTCGTCCTGGCCGTACAGGGATCGGCCACCGTCGAGTTGCCGTGGCTGCTCTTCGGGTCGACGGCGGCCCTCGACGAGGTGGGCCGGCCGCTGCTGGTGACGGCAGGCGTGCTCTACGGCGCGGCGTTGGCGGCCGTGGGGTGGCGCCGGAGCGCCGACGCAGAGGTGCGCGCCGCCACGTTGTCCGGCTTCCTGCTGGCCAGCTACCTGGGCAACATCGGCGTGTACGTCGCCGCGGACACGGTCAGCTTCTACCTGGCGTTCGCGGTGATGAGCTTCGCCGCCGTCGGGCTGGTCATCCACTACCGCAGTGATCAGGCGCGCCGGGCGACGGTCATTTACCTGGTGATGGCGGTGCTCAGCGAAACCGCGTTGCTCGCGGCCCTGATGATGACCGTCCACGCCGGCGGCGCGGCCGTCGCCGACGCCCCGCAGGCGGTCATCGACGCCCCCCGCACCGGCCTGATCTTGGTGTTGTTCTTCCTCGGCTTCGGCATCAAGGCGGGCGTCGTCCCGCTGCACGTGTGGCTGCCGTTGGCGCACCCGGCCGCGCCGCCCGCCGCTTCGGCGGTGCTCTCTGGGGCGATGGTCAAGGCCGGCGTGGTCGGTTGGTTGCGGTTCTTCCCCCTCGGCGAGGCCGGCGGGGGCGGCGCGGTCCAGGCGCTGGCATGGACGTTGCTGGCGTTGAGTTTGCTCGGGGCCTTCGGCGCCGCGGTGGTCGGCGTGCTGCAGAACGACCCGAAGGTCATCCTCGCCTATTCCACGATTTCGCAGATGGGATTCCTCGGCGCCGTGATCGCCGCCGGGGTGCTCATGCCCGGCGCGGCGCCGGCGGTGACGGCCGCGGTCGTCCTCTACGGCGTCCACCACGGCTTTGCCAAGGGGGCGTTGTTCCTTGGGGTGCCGGTGGTCAAGCGGCACGGCCGGGGCCCGCTGGGGGCGGTGGTGCTTCTCGGCATGGCCTGGGCGGGTCTGGCGATCGCGGGCGCCCCCTGGACTTCCGGGGCTTTCGCGAAATACATGGGCAAGGAGGCCGTCGTGGAGGTGTCCGTCTGGGGCGTCGGGCTGGATGAGATTCTGCCGCTCGTGGCGACCGGCTCGACGGTGCTGCTGCTTCGCGCCGCGTGGGTGATGTGGCACGGCGAGCGTTCCCGCGGGCGTATCGACGGTGAGCTGCTCGGCTGGCTGGCCGTGTGTCTGGCGGGGCTGACCGTGCCCTGGTGGGTCGGCCGGCAGTGGCTCGGGCTTGAGGCGCCGACCTGGGACTGGTCGACTCTCTGGGACATGGCGTGGCCGATTCTGCTCGGGCTGGCGCTCGCCCTGCTTGCCCGGCTGCGACCTGTCAGCGGCTCGAAGATCCCGCCGGGCGACCTCGTCGGGGCCGGGGACGCGGCTGTCCTGGGACTCGGCCGCTGGGGTGGCCGGGCGCTGGACGGGCTGCACGACGGCACGCGGCGCCTCGGGGCGGGCGTCGGCACGCTGGGCGCCCGCGTGGCCGAGACCACCCAGCGTGGCCTGGAGCGCGCCGACACGACGCAGCGCACCTGGCCGAACACCGGTAAAGCCACGCTGCTGCTGATCGGGGCCGGTGTGGTCGTCTTCCTGCTGACGTGGGGGGCCGGATCATGA